The Ricinus communis isolate WT05 ecotype wild-type chromosome 8, ASM1957865v1, whole genome shotgun sequence sequence ttctaTCTTCTACAATCTCCTAATTAGAAGTCCTATTCAGAGTAGGGAACCCCAGAAAAGAAATCCCCTATAAGTTAACATTCTTTACGTATAACTCTATTAATCTCCTGTAGCTGCTTTATTGTTgaaaacattagaaaataacatgacTCGGACGATTGAAGACGATGATCCTCAGcagcaccagcaccagcaccagcaccaaTACCAACACCAACTCCAGGCACCTGCAGCCACAGTAGCAGTAGCAGCAGCTCAACCAGACACTGACCAAATTTATGCCTACTAtaagcagcagcagcagctcTTAATACGTCGGGAAGAAGCTGCTGCGCAGCAACATTGGCTATTATTACATTTACAACAGcagcaccagcaccagcaGCAACTAAGGTTATTACATCAAATTCAAGCCAATCAATATATTGCAACATTACAGCAAATTCAAGCCAATCAATTCAGGCAATTCACATCGTTCTTGAGACGTGATAGCTCGTTCTTAACGCCGTGGAGTTGGAATCATCCGGAAGCTACAAGTAACCGAGAAGGAGAGAGGATAGTGTTTGAATCTGGTTCATTCTTTAGTTATAATGTGCGCCTTTTCTTCTTCCATCTCTCTTGATTAGCTGTTTTCAGTTATGATTAATTAGTTTTGCTCTGATGCACAGATACCATACACTAAGACTAGGCAAGATTAGCAGCCACCTTCGTATCGTCTCCGATACACAAAGATGTCTACCTCACGAAAGATGGAACAATTCAATGAGGCTGATCAATTCACTTCCCTTCTGAATATCAGAAATTCCAgataagttttaaattttttatcttacaCTATGTATAGAAGGTGTTGTTATCAGTTAAACCACTTGTAATTCTTtcgtttatttatttattttgggtACCAAGTGTTTTTAATGATGATATCGTATTACACTTAAACAAGCAAATTTATCACTTCTGAAGGACACTATTGCAGGACCTTAGGTCTTGGTCATGCATTGATTACTTTCTTCATTGTACAACTGCTGCTACTGTTTGTCTAGCAGGCATGTCTTTACCTTCAAACTTCACACAGATGTATGCAAAATTCTGGGACCATGAAAATCATACATTAGATTCCatattagtaaattatgtCAATTGTTACTTCTAACTTTGTTCCGAAAAAACAAGGCTATTTGATTGGATAAGCAATAAAAAGAACATATGAACATGGTCAACTATCATAGTCAAGCAGCTGAGCTGACTATGTTCAGCTCAGTAGAGGTAGCTAATTAGTA is a genomic window containing:
- the LOC125371010 gene encoding nuclear transcription factor Y subunit beta-like; this encodes MTRTIEDDDPQQHQHQHQHQYQHQLQAPAATVAVAAAQPDTDQIYAYYKQQQQLLIRREEAAAQQHWLLLHLQQQHQHQQQLRLLHQIQANQYIATLQQIQANQFRQFTSFLRRDSSFLTPWSWNHPEATSNREGERIVFESGSFFSYNIPYTKTRQD